The Punica granatum isolate Tunisia-2019 chromosome 4, ASM765513v2, whole genome shotgun sequence genome has a window encoding:
- the LOC116202982 gene encoding TMV resistance protein N-like — translation MVTDGSPWLSWWACLCVSFLSSFASIVVTVFVMKKRSRSTAGTTSNDAFFHGTGGGYRVDTSGSSSASGQRGYEYDVFLSFRGEDTRKGFTDCLYTALEGAGIRVFRDNERLGIGKEIGRELLQGIKRSSISIPIFSENYASSKWCLKEFAFMMECREAREQIVLPIFYDVTPNEVQHQTGSYARAFRQHAKKQDPETVQRWRRALAEVGSLKGWELKNEANGHQGKLIKMIVTKVLRELKKAHLCVNNNNLVGIDNHMKTVVRMLSVDAPDVRFIGIWGMGGIGKTTLAKVVYYHMLDDFDSCSFLQDVREISGRSNNGLRQLQSQLVADLLKCDRPEFATIDEGISVVKRRFREMKVLILLDDVDSVDQLKALAAELDWFGQGSRIIITTRNKGTLEVPREHQVYEVNEMEEEQGLQLFCKHALRRDAPTVRLRALSEEIVKRIGGLPLALEVIGSFLHGKSEDTWKATLQKLKIVPNKEVEHRLRISYDALEHEQQQMFLDIACLFSREDKRTIAHMWKDQYKFSPEADIEVLQLLSLIKIGEDNMLRMHDQLRDLGRGIVRQENPKEPGKRSRLWGDEAVDVLLKKQGSKNIEAIQLEYQIGLEDRCFEPSEFRKLSKLRFLQLDCANLAGNFENLLPTLRWLRWKIPSLDCTATNLNVKDLLILDLSNSKVTHNWNAWNSIQMMTMKLKVLDLSYCKELTRTPDLSPFCNLERLNISNCERLQVIDPSIGKLKHLASLNMTDCRFVKELLEQLDINETLLELVIDGTGIKKLPTLDGLMKLETLSANNCACLTQIPSSIGHLTSLADLRLDQSKISELPESIGSLVTLRRLTVAGTPLRELPKSIGGLNSLVELVLSRTRVARFH, via the exons ATGGTTACTGATGGTAGTCCTTGGTTATCTTGGTGGGCATGCCTATGCGTTTCCTTTCTCTCGTCGTTTGCTTCGATCGTTGTCACTGTTTTTGTtatgaagaaaagaagcagAAGTACTGCAGGTACTACTTCTAATGATGCGTTCTTCCATGGCACTGGTGGTGGCTACAGAGTCGACACATCAGGCTCGTCCTCGGCTAGTGGCCAACGGGGATATGAGTATGACGTCTTCCTGAGCTTCAGGGGAGAAGATACTCGCAAGGGATTCACTGATTGCCTCTACACTGCCCTTGAAGGTGCTGGGATCCGTGTCTTCAGGGACAATGAGAGGCTCGGCATCGGCAAGGAAATTGGTCGTGAACTTCTGCAGGGAATCAAGCGGTCTAGCATCTCCATACCCATCTTCTCTGAAAACTACGCATCCAGTAAGTGGTGCCTCAAGGAGTTTGCCTTCATGATGGAGTGCAGGGAAGCAAGGGAGCAGATCGTGCTTCCCATCTTCTACGATGTCACGCCAAACGAAGTCCAACACCAGACTGGGAGTTACGCCAGAGCCTTTCGGCAGCACGCCAAAAAGCAAGACCCTGAGACGGTTCAAAGGTGGAGGAGAGCTCTTGCAGAGGTTGGATCTTTGAAGGGTTGGGAATTAAAGAACGAGGCCAATGG ACATCAAGGAAAATTGATTAAGATGATAGTCACAAAGGTTTTGAGGGAGTTGAAGAAGGCTCATCTTTGTGTCAACAACAACAACTTAGTAGGGATCGACAATCACATGAAAACAGTCGTGAGAATGCTTAGTGTCGATGCGCCAGATGTGAGGTTTATTGGTATTTGGGGCATGGGGGGCATTGGAAAGACGACACTTGCTAAGGTCGTCTATTACCATATGTTGGATGATTTTGACAGTTGCAGTTTCCTACAAGATGTACGAGAAATATCAGGGCGCAGTAACAACGGCCTTCGGCAATTGCAAAGTCAACTTGTTGCTGACCTCTTGAAGTGTGACCGCCCGGAGTTTGCTACCATTGATGAAGGAATAAGTGTAGTCAAGCGTAGGTTTCGTGAGATGAAGGTCCTCATTCTTCTCGATGATGTTGATAGTGTTGATCAACTAAAAGCACTGGCTGCAGAACTTGACTGGTTCGGCCAAGGGAGTAGAATCATCATCACCACTAGAAACAAGGGCACTTTAGAAGTACCTCGGGAGCATCAGGTCTATGAAGTAAATGAAATGGAAGAAGAGCAGGGCCTCCAACTATTTTGCAAGCATGCTCTGAGGAGAGATGCTCCCACAGTTAGACTGAGAGCTCTATCAGAAGAAATTGTCAAAAGAATCGGAGGTCTTCCTCTAGCTCTTGAAGTTATTGGCTCTTTTCTCCATGGGAAAAGTGAGGATACCTGGAAGGCGACATTGCAGAAGTTGAAGATAGTGCCAAATAAGGAAGTCGAGCACAGGTTGAGGATTAGCTATGATGCATTAGAGCACGAACAACAACAAATGTTTTTAGATATTGCATGCCTTTTCAGCCGGGAAGATAAAAGGACAATAGCTCACATGTGGAAAgatcaatataaattttctccGGAAGCTGATATTGAAGTCCTCCAACTATTGTCTCTTATTAAGATTGGAGAGGACAATATGCTAAGGATGCATGATCAGCTTCGAGATCTTGGTAGGGGAATTGTTCGGCAAGAAAACCCTAAAGAACCAGGGAAGCGGAGTAGGTTGTGGGGCGATGAAGCAGTTGATGTTCTGCTGAAGAAGCAG GGGTCGAAAAATATAGAAGCCATCCAACTGGAATATCAGATTGGGTTGGAGGACCGCTGTTTTGAGCCTAGCGAGTTTAGGAAGCTATCAAAGTTGAGATTTCTCCAACTAGACTGTGCTAATCTTGCTGGCAATTTTGAGAATCTTCTACCAACCCTGAGATGGCTTCGGTGGAAAATACCGTCACTCGACTGCACAGCAACAAATTTGAATGTAAAGGACCTACTCATCCTTGATTTGTCAAATAGCAAGGTCACACATAATTGGAATGCTTGGAACTCAATTCAG ATGATGACGATGAAGCTGAAAGTTCTTGACCTCAGCTACTGCAAAGAACTTACTCGAACTCCTGATTTGTCCCCATTTTGCAACCTGGAGAGGTTAAATATAAGCAATTGCGAAAGACTGCAGGTGATTGACCCTTCCATAGGTAAGCTTAAGCATCTTGCTTCCCTCAATATGACAGATTGTCGTTTCGTTAAGGAGCTTCTAGAGCAATTGGACATCAATGAAACGTTGCTTGAACTTGTCATTGATGGAACTGGCATAAAAAAGTTGCCTACCCTGGACGGTTTGATGAAGCTCGAAACCTTGAGTGCCAACAACTGCGCGTGTCTGACTCAGATTCCAAGTTCTATTGGCCATTTAACATCTCTCGCAGATCTTAGACTTGATCAATCAAAAATCAGTGAGCTTCCAGAGTCGATTGGATCATTAGTGACATTGCGACGGCTAACGGTAGCAGGCACTCCTCTGAGAGAGCTTCCGAAGTCTATTGGGGGCTTGAATTCATTGGTCGAGTTGGTTCTATCCAGGACAAGGGTTGCCCGATTCCATTGA
- the LOC116202984 gene encoding putative adenylate cyclase regulatory protein — translation MMVFICEKLVEILVVSSWQAIETLNVSNLKSLAYVDVRGCTRLKGLDGLDKLGALMRLNIAGCKSIEKLPDLSNLKSLQNLNACGCEKLQGLDGLDKLGALTRLSISGCKSIERLPDLSNLKSLQHLVAYGCEKLQGLDGLDKLGALTWLSIGGCKSIERLPDLSNLKSLQDLGAYGCEKLQGLDGLDKLGALTWLSIGGCKSIERLPDLSNLKSLQDLDAHGCEKLQGLDGLDKLGALTRLSISGCKSIEKLPNLSNLRLLEIFRADGCEKLQEVEGLKKVEEPPTQPKWKLWQCLDGNGIEKLQELDGLDELRSFWGWFEDRTSEKLLNQSNYGVLRQWYADGCEKVPELEGLENLENFHLDVSEDSNQLRFYKIYNW, via the coding sequence ATGATGGTATTCATTTGTGAAAAGCTTGTTGAAATTCTAGTCGTTAGCAGTTGGCAGGCCATTGAAACATTGAATGTGTCAAACCTAAAGTCATTGGCTTATGTAGATGTTAGAGGCTGCACTAGGCTAAAAGGACTTGATGGGCTTGATAAATTGGGAGCATTGATGAGATTGAACATTGCAGGTTGTAAATCAATTGAAAAGTTGCCCGATCTATCGAACTTGAAATCTTTGCAAAATCTCAATGCCTGTGGCTGTGAGAAGTTACAAGGACTCGATGGCCTCGATAAATTGGGTGCATTGACACGGTTAAGTATCAGCGGATGTAAGTCAATAGAAAGGTTGCCCGATCTATCGAACTTGAAATCTTTGCAACATCTCGTTGCCTATGGCTGTGAGAAGTTACAAGGACTTGATGGCCTTGATAAATTGGGTGCATTGACATGGTTAAGTATCGGCGGATGTAAGTCAATAGAAAGGTTGCCCGATCTATCGAACTTGAAATCTTTGCAAGATCTCGGTGCCTATGGCTGTGAGAAGTTACAAGGACTTGATGGCCTCGATAAATTGGGTGCATTGACATGGTTAAGTATCGGCGGATGTAAGTCAATAGAAAGGTTGCCCGATCTATCGAACTTGAAATCTTTGCAAGATCTCGATGCCCATGGCTGTGAGAAGTTACAAGGACTTGATGGCCTCGATAAATTGGGTGCATTGACACGGTTAAGTATCAGCGGATGTAAGTCAATTGAAAAGTTGCCCAATTTGTCAAACCTAAGATTGCTGGAAATTTTTAGAGCAGATGGTTGTGAGAAGTTGCAAGAAGTTGAGGGGCTGAAAAAAGTGGAAGAGCCACCAACTCAGCCGAAGTGGAAACTGTGGCAATGTCTAGATGGTAATGGTATTGAGAAGTTACAAGAACTTGATGGGCTTGATGAATTGAGATCATTTTGGGGGTGGTTTGAAGATAGGACATCTGAGAAGTTACTCAACCAATCGAACTATGGAGTATTGAGACAATGGTATGCCGATGGCTGCGAGAAGGTACCAGAACTTGAGGGCCTCGAAAACCTGGAAAATTTTCACTTAGACGTCTCTGAAGATTCAAATCAATTGAGATTCTATAAGATTTATAATTGGTAG
- the LOC116203293 gene encoding TMV resistance protein N-like — MGMGGIGKMTLAKVIYNQILDQFDGRSFLNDIRESVKQNGLKYLQSLLVADILRREHQDFTSVDEGTEELKRRFLDKRVFSVLDDVDHASQLTALAAKLYWFGPGSRIIITTRNRDVLQVPQVYWTYEVVEMNKDHALQLFCKHAFRQGSPMAKLSALAKGIVDTTGGIPLALEVIGSFLSGKSKTIWESTLEKLRAIPYAEVQDKLRISYEALDHQLKQIFLDIACLFTGDDKNIPSYMWKDCNFFPEGGIDILLLMSLIKIVPDNKLWMHDQLKDLGREIVRKENYG; from the coding sequence ATGGGTATGGGAGGCATCGGTAAGATGACTCTTGCCAAGGTCATCTACAATCAGATTTTGGATCAATTTGACGGTCGTAGCTTCCTCAATGACATTCGTGAATCGGTAAAACAGAATGGTCTTAAGTACCTGCAAAGTCTGCTAGTTGCTGATATCTTAAGGCGTGAACATCAGGATTTCACTAGTGTGGATGAAGGTACTGAGGAGCTTAAGCGCAGGTTCCTTGACAAGAGAGTCTTCAGTGTTCTCGATGATGTTGATCATGCCAGTCAGCTCACTGCACTGGCAGCAAAGCTTTACTGGTTCGGTCCAGGAAGCAGAATTATCATCACAACTAGAAACAGGGATGTCTTGCAAGTACCTCAAGTGTACTGGACATATGAAGTTGTAGAGATGAATAAAGATCACGCTCTCCAGCTCTTTTGCAAGCATGCGTTCCGTCAAGGCTCTCCCATGGCAAAATTGAGTGCTTTGGCTAAGGGTATTGTGGATACAACTGGAGGGATTCCCTTAGCCCTTGAGGTTATAGGCTCTTTTCTATCCGGCAAAAGCAAGACGATATGGGAGTCAACTCTAGAGAAGTTGAGAGCAATCCCATATGCAGAAGTCCAAGATAAGTTGCGGATCAGTTATGAGGCATTGGATCATCAGCTGAAGCAGAtatttttggatattgcttGCCTCTTCACAGGAGATGATAAAAATATTCCCTCATATATGTGGAAAGATTGCAATTTCTTCCCGGAAGGTGGAATTGATATCCTCCTTCTAATGTCTCTTATTAAGATTGTACCGGATAACAAGCTGTGGATGCATGATCAACTCAAAGATCTCGGTCGGGAAATTGTCCGGAAAGAAAATTACGGATAA
- the LOC116204925 gene encoding protein LAZ1 homolog 1 has protein sequence MGFTDIIFSLLFILPFVESSSRLSDVWRLNFGAETAVAFSWTTFSASIFVLVALVLSMYLIFEHLAAYNQPDEQKFLIGLILMVPVYAVESFLSLVDSSAAFNCEVIRDCYEAFALYCFERYLIACLGGEESTIKYMESQSVISASTPLLEEAYSYGVVEHPFPLNCFMREWYLGPDFYHAVKIGIVQYMILKLICALLAMILQAFGVYGEGKFQWNYGYPYLAVVLNFSQTWALYCLVQFYTVTKQKLRPIKPLAKFLVFKSIVFLTWWQGVAVAFLFSIGALKGSLAQELKTRIQDYIICIEMGIAAIVHLHVFPAAPYKRGERCVRNVAVMSDYASLGTPPDPEEVRDCERTTRIRLSRHDEREKRLNFPQSVRDVVVGSGEIIVDDMKYTVSHVVEPVEKGFAKINKTFHQISENVKKFEERRKSSKDDTYLIPLNSWNGEFSEAHDKLLEGSVSDSGLSSGKRQAGHSKASVSRVRNMR, from the exons ATGGGATTTACAGATatcatcttttctttattgttcattCTCCCTTTCGTCGAATCCTCGAGCCGGCTTAGTGATGTGTGGCGACTAAATTTTGGAGCTGAAACAGCAGTTGCCTTCAGTTGGACAACTTTCAGTGCAAGCATATTTGTGCTGGTTGCTCTGGTTCTCTCGATGTATCTAATCTTCGAGCATTTAGCCGCTTATAATCAGCCAGAT GAGCAGAAGTTTCTGATTGGACTCATTCTGATGGTTCCAGTCTACGCTGTGGAATCG TTCTTGTCGCTAGTGGATTCAAGTGCTGCGTTCAATTGCGAAGTGATCCGAGACTGTTATGAAGCATTTGCATTATATTGCTTCGAGAGATACTTAATAGCCTGTTTAG GTGGAGAAGAAAGCACCATCAAATATATGGAAAGTCAAAGTGTGATAAGCGCCAGTACACCTCTTCTAGAAGAAGCATATTCATATGGAGTAGTAGAGCAtccttttccattaaattgTTTCATGAGAGAATGGTATCTCGGTCCAGACTTCTACCATGCTGTAAAAATTGGCATTGTTCAGTAT atgattctaaaattgatCTGCGCCCTACTAGCAATGATTCTTCAAGCTTTTGGGGTATATGGAGAAGGGAAGTTCCAATGGAATTATGG CTATCCATACTTGGCGGTCGTTCTTAATTTTAGTCAGACATGGGCCCTGTATTGCCTTGTCCAATTCTATACAGTGACTAAGCAGAAGCTGCGACCAATCAAACCACTTGCAAAGTTCTTGGTTTTCAAGTCGATTGTATTCCTAACATGGTGGCAAGGAGTCGCTGTTGCATTTCTCTTCTCAATTGGGGCCTTGAAAGGGTCCCTGGCTCAGGAGCTGAAGACGCGTATTCAAGACTACATCATCTGCATAGAG ATGGGGATTGCTGCTATAGTGCACCTTCATGTATTCCCCGCTGCGCCTTACAAGCGTGGAGAAAGATGTGTCCGTAATGTGGCTGTTATGAGTGACTATGCATCATTAGGAACCCCTCCCGATCCAGAGGAGGTTCGAGACTGTGAGCGGACGACTAGGATCCGACTCTCGCGGCATGATGAAAGGGAGAAGCGTCTGAATTTTCCGCAGAGTGTTCGTGACGTGGTTGTTGGGAGCGGTGAAATA ATTGTTGATGATATGAAGTATACGGTCTCGCATGTGGTAGAACCAGTTGAGAAGGGTTTTGCAAAGATCAATAAAACGTTCCACCAAATATcagaaaatgtgaaaaagtttGAAGAGCGGAGGAAGAGCTCCAAGGACGATACATATCTGATTCCCTTGAATTCGTGGAATGGGGAATTCTCTGAGGCTCATGATAAGCTTCTGGAAGGGAGTGTTAGCGACAGCGGTTTATCGAGTGGGAAGAGACAAGCTGGTCATTCCAAAGCCTCGGTATCCCGGGTTAGAAACATGAGATGA
- the LOC116202293 gene encoding pathogen-related protein-like, translating to MGSSDDQKTDKYRSYLYDEGEKNTRWRFGAAPNYDAVNKLFEEGRTKIWPAGSIEEKVQNLVKTFEMELFHKTRPEDYKSLDPYKLTLSLNGRKPMSMKEVGMIGGGYNFFLQTALPEAMRGYDPASETVDTSHLAFTTTFPRGFVLEVLEVYAGPPVMVFKFRHWGHMEGPFKSHAATGEMVEFFGIGVYEVDENMKIVRVEFFLDRGELLGGLMRGSAADSAHAPDEAAAAAAASSSCPFLRSTG from the exons ATGGGTTCTTCGGATGATCAAAAGACCGACAAGTACAGGTCTTATTTGTATGATGAAGGAGAAAAGAACACCCGTTGGAGATTCGGTGCTGCCCCTAACTACGACGCTGTCAACAAACTCTTCGAGGAAGGCCGGACTAAG ATATGGCCGGCTGGTTCGATCGAGGAGAAGGTACAGAACCTAGTGAAAACCTTTGAAATGGAGTTGTTCCACAAGACAAGACCCGAAGACTACAAATCACTTGACCCCTACAAGCTCACTCTCAGCCTCAATG GAAGGAAACCGATGAGTATGAAAGAAGTGGGGATGATAGGAGGAGGCTACAACTTCTTCCTCCAGACGGCTTTGCCTGAGGCTATGCGGGGCTATGACCCGGCCAGTGAGACTGTCGACACGTCCCACCTGGCGTTCACGACGACCTTCCCTAGAGGGTTCGTGCTGGAAGTCCTCGAGGTGTATGCAGGGCCGCCCGTGATGGTGTTCAAGTTCAGGCACTGGGGCCACATGGAAGGCCCCTTCAAAAGCCATGCCGCAACTGGAGAAATGGTGGAGTTCTTCGGCATTGGTGTCTATGAG GTGGACGAGAACATGAAGATAGTGAGGGTGGAGTTCTTCCTTGACAGGGGAGAGCTTCTTGGAGGTCTGATGAGAGGCTCCGCAGCGGACTCTGCTCACGCTCCAGAcgaggcggcggcggcggcggcagcCTCCTCGTCCTGCCCTTTCCTCAGGAGCACTGGATGA
- the LOC116202727 gene encoding agamous-like MADS-box protein AGL80: protein MGRKKVRLELITNESTRKTTFRKRKAGLLKKANELTTLCGVEGCAIVYGPNEPDPHVWPSREEAEQVLTRFKSLPAKKQAKHMMNHEECLDKNLMILEGKVEEGVRQNRDLELEMLLDELLEEDGNDERLIEMMSLEDMKDLCGFLDKRLEEIPKDDGNDGSSHVASSENLGDGDEDEDIEEEEVSVSDD from the coding sequence ATGGGGAGGAAGAAGGTAAGGCTAGAGCTCATCACCAATGAATCCACGAGAAAGACGACCTTCCGGAAGAGGAAGGCGGGGCTGCTGAAGAAGGCGAACGAGCTCACGACCCTCTGTGGGGTTGAGGGCTGCGCGATTGTCTATGGCCCCAATGAGCCCGACCCTCATGTATGGCCTTCCCGGGAGGAGGCCGAGCAGGTCCTCACGAGGTTCAAGAGCCTGCCGGCCAAGAAGCAGGCCAAGCATATGATGAACCACGAGGAGTGCCTCGACAAGAACCTGATGATCCTGGAGGGGAAAGTCGAGGAAGGGGTGAGGCAGAACCGGGACCTCGAGCTGGAGATGCTGTTGGACGAGCTGTTGGAGGAGGACGGGAACGACGAGAGGCTGATTGAGATGATGAGCCTGGAGGACATGAAGGACTTGTGCGGGTTCTTGGACAAGAGACTCGAGGAGATCCCTAAGGACGATGGCAACGACGGGTCCAGTCATGTTGCCTCCTCGGAGAATCTTGGCGATGGCGATGAGGATGAAGACATCGAAGAGGAAGAAGTATCTGTGTCCGATGATTAA
- the LOC116203388 gene encoding uncharacterized protein LOC116203388, producing MGVWVVFISNSACAKAIPQWQLPAVERVVSGAYCRAMSCCISGAVVGHFLGLERSGKLKGYDLLACLVTVLVNLLYLEPRATKALLEKMEMEKKDGKLEGSSPLEPSGSRAGNSKTSEPPEPPSSVDDGTTAGSAISTERDKRIIIKERMSRLNARIETLNSCSWFLNVTILVSLTLHLIYIGYHLQFDTY from the exons ATGGGCGTGTGGGTCGTGTTCATTTCAAATTCTGCATGCGCCAAAGCCATCCCGCAGTGGCAGCTCCCTGCGGTTGAGAGAGTGGTGTCCGGAGCTTATTGCAGGGCCATGAGTTGCTGCATCAGTGGGGCGGTGGTCGGCCATTTCCTCGGCCTGGAAAGGAGCGGGAAGCTCAAAGGCTATGATCTTTTGGCTTGCCTTGTGACGGTTCTTGTGAATTTGCTCTATTTGGAGCCTCGAGCGACTAAG GCATTGTTAGAgaagatggagatggagaagaaagatgggaAACTAGAAGGGTCGTCGCCCTTGGAACCCTCCGGCAGTAGGGCAGGCAATAGCAAAACATCCGAGCCACCCGAACCGCCATCATCTGTTGATGATGGCACCACAGCCGGTTCCGCCATCTCGACAGAGCGAGACAAAAGGATAATTATCAAGGAGAGAATGTCTAGATTGAATGCTAGAATCGAAACCCTGAACTCGTGTTCGTGGTTCCTGAATGTCACAATCTTGGTCAGTCTTACGTTGCACCTCATTTATATAGGATATCATCTGCAGTTCGATacgtattaa
- the LOC116204933 gene encoding uncharacterized protein LOC116204933, protein MEKVEKTLDFSQEGDDIVTPKTSSNSIETVSDQNVEIEKRENQLKGGEAKVSLCNDGPLSKHPQLDALCMKSSETNGTNGPKDGEGSEYSSLKNEVDSRIPRLKREIKNSTIDGKMNIFGQPKSESSSSNSTNFVVPASSNDSYQESAVEARTVNGGNTNNTNSSSMSSTCTDLGYSSIEIKVPNKESGFTTERKPSREKLADALKFIPSKKRSLELAKEESFADTNLKVVSRVNEGHHDVEEKEQSTLSGIDLNEDTTWTNEVEQGNAAFSVKHVRKPIAVFARCGGQSTPEVGFKGLGKGGWKGSASTTSAFRATSLFKAGDLSGDKQVGGIDLNVDAAGVENEIPNWNDTYGKASPMLKKFSIDLNVASENDENFQSSGTVRDFDLNDDLTASDSYVQEGNQLSSGKEAKNDQETYFIRNAGGPEPHYVGPMFLPRLTSVPFVLRVPEQAENASRAFPFHRSACVDPQSPVFSLTSSLNVPLHPAHLNGIPAFHGGPLVEVPNGPGPHNVMKIGPLYNPYNGMNPLENASLEGSGMQVFTTPMHPMIGQQLNDFRRGGLPSLTPMKRREPEVRWGSH, encoded by the coding sequence ATGGAGAAGGTTGAGAAGACATTAGATTTTTCCCAAGAGGGTGACGACATTGTGACCCCAAAGACTTCATCGAACTCCATCGAGACTGTTTCTGACCAGAATGTGGAGattgagaagagagagaacCAATTGAAAGGCGGAGAAGCAAAGGTTTCTCTCTGCAATGATGGACCTTTGAGTAAGCACCCTCAACTAGATGCTCTTTGCATGAAATCCTCGGAAACAAATGGCACAAATGGCCCCAAGGATGGTGAAGGATCTGAATATTCCTCGTTGAAGAATGAGGTTGACTCTAGGATTCCTCGCCTCAAGCGTGAAATAAAAAACAGTACAATAGATGGAAAAATGAACATATTTGGGCAACCTAAGAGCGAGTCTTCCTCCTCCAATTCGACAAATTTTGTTGTTCCTGCTTCTTCTAATGACAGCTACCAGGAATCGGCAGTAGAAGCTAGAACAGTCAATGGCGGTAACACTAATAATACAAACAGTAGCAGCATGAGTTCCACTTGCACTGACTTAGGCTACAGCTCCATCGAAATTAAGGTCCCCAATAAGGAATCAGGGTTTACTACTGAAAGAAAGCCCTCAAGAGAGAAGCTTGCTGATGCTCTCAAATTCATTCCTTCCAAGAAGAGGAGTTTGGAGCTTGCAAAGGAGGAATCCTTTGCAGACACAAACTTGAAGGTGGTTTCACGGGTGAATGAAGGTCATCATGATGTGGAAGAAAAAGAGCAGAGCACTCTTTCTGGAATTGATCTCAATGAAGACACAACTTGGACAAATGAGGTGGAGCAAGGGAACGCTGCTTTTAGTGTAAAGCATGTGAGAAAGCCAATAGCGGTTTTTGCGAGATGTGGAGGACAGTCAACTCCTGAAGTCGGGTTTAAAGGGCTAGGAAAAGGTGGGTGGAAGGGATCGGCTTCAACAACTAGTGCTTTTCGGGCAACTTCCCTTTTTAAGGCTGGCGATCTTTCAGGAGATAAACAGGTTGGAGGGATTGACCTGAATGTTGATGCAGCTGGAGTCGAGAACGAGATACCAAACTGGAATGACACCTATGGAAAAGCAAGTCCGATGCTGAAGAAGTTCAGTATAGACCTCAATGTTGCCAGCGAAAATGACGAGAACTTTCAATCTTCAGGAACGGTGAGAGACTTTGATTTGAATGATGATCTAACAGCTTCAGATTCCTATGTACAAGAAGGAAACCAACTGTCATCCGGAAAGGAGGCAAAAAATGATCAGGAAACCTATTTCATAAGGAATGCTGGGGGGCCTGAGCCTCACTATGTGGGTCCAATGTTCTTGCCTCGCTTGACTTCTGTGCCCTTTGTTCTTCGAGTTCCTGAACAAGCAGAGAACGCCAGTCGAGCTTTTCCATTCCATAGATCGGCTTGTGTTGACCCCCAAAGTCCTGTTTTCTCACTGACTAGTTCTCTAAATGTTCCTCTCCACCCGGCGCACCTTAATGGAATCCCCGCCTTTCATGGAGGCCCTCTAGTCGAAGTTCCCAATGGACCAGGTCCTCACAATGTGATGAAAATAGGACCCCTGTACAATCCTTATAATGGAATGAATCCTCTGGAGAATGCAAGCTTGGAAGGGTCTGGCATGCAGGTGTTCACTACTCCTATGCATCCGATGATTGGACAGCAACTGAATGATTTCCGACGTGGAGGTTTGCCCTCTCTCACACCCATGAAGAGGAGAGAACCAGAAGTGAGGTGGGGTTCTCATTAG